The following coding sequences are from one Helicoverpa armigera isolate CAAS_96S chromosome 2, ASM3070526v1, whole genome shotgun sequence window:
- the LOC135118171 gene encoding zinc-type alcohol dehydrogenase-like protein SERP1785 — MASLPKSMKAVGLYKYLPIEDEESLLEVEVNLPSVKESDVLIEVKATAVNPIDAKQRAPKPNIETSPRILGWDGAGIIVSKGDGVNLFNVGEEVFFTGDLRRSGTNAQYIAVDQFLVGKKPKNWTFEQAAAMALTSLTTFESIYDRLLLSEKDKGKSLLIINSAGGVGSVATQVGKNLGLRVIGTASRPETQAFTREYGADIVLNHADNLIPQLEANGFGEGVDFILVNYDPAPYWDTLMKAIKPQGRICLIVDSSAPVDIRPLKDKSVTLVSEMMATRIKYNTEDRIRHHELMNEISKWMEEGKLKCTLKKIMSPINAANLREAHKLLEEKRLIGKLVLTGF, encoded by the coding sequence ATGGCTAGTCTACCAAAATCAATGAAAGCTGTTGGACTGTACAAATATTTGCCCATAGAAGATGAAGAAAGTCTTCTGGAAGTAGAAGTGAATTTGCCAAGTGTTAAGGAATCGGACGTGCTAATCGAAGTTAAAGCAACTGCTGTGAATCCTATTGATGCGAAACAACGCGCTCCTAAACCTAATATAGAAACTAGTCCCCGTATCTTGGGATGGGATGGCGCGGGAATCATAGTCTCGAAAGGGGATGgagtcaatttatttaatgtcgGCGAAGAAGTATTTTTCACCGGCGACTTGAGGAGAAGTGGTACGAATGCACAATACATAGCCGTTGACCAGTTTCTAGTGGGTAAGAAACCTAAGAATTGGACGTTTGAACAAGCTGCAGCTATGGCGTTAACCTCGCTCACTACATTCGAGTCTATTTATGATCGCTTGCTACTCTCAGAGAAGGATAAAGGCAAATCTCTTCTGATCATCAACAGCGCTGGCGGAGTGGGTTCAGTGGCCACACAGGTCGGTAAAAACTTAGGACTTAGAGTAATTGGTACTGCATCACGTCCTGAAACACAAGCTTTTACTCGAGAATATGGAGCTGATATAGTTCTCAACCACGCTGACAATTTAATACCACAGCTAGAAGCTAATGGTTTCGGCGAAGGTGTTGACTTTATCTTAGTAAACTACGATCCAGCCCCGTATTGGGATACACTTATGAAAGCTATCAAACCTCAGGgaagaatttgtttgattgTCGACAGCAGTGCACCGGTAGATATTAGGCCATTGAAAGATAAAAGTGTAACTTTGGTATCAGAAATGATGGCGACTAGGATTAAGTATAACACCGAGGATAGGATCAGACATCATGAACTGATGAATGAGATATCGAAGTGGATGGAGGAAGGGAAGCTGAAATGTACCCTGAAGAAGATCATGAGTCCTATCAACGCTGCGAACTTGCGAGAGGCTCATAAACTACTCGAGGAAAAACGTTTGATTGGAAAACTTGTGCTTACTGGATTCTAG
- the LOC110378373 gene encoding nudC domain-containing protein 3, translating to MSESPDLTKYDEVLTSILVNEKSILGFLSAVFGFLARRTDFYYVPKGPYENMGFPPGVAEELVIKVLRTCDPKTWKPANGQKALDLNNEIMCSTVAQEVEVVAENDGTEDEEATSPTEPTTSEPVPKIEETKKQESAQKLEETKKPSQEQEPPKSESSGAVTSTSKAFPEDYKPPEIPIQKNSDTYNGAEREKYLWAQNIMELDVTVKLPPDIKSSKDVKVTINSSDICVASRKGDVIIKDTLPYKIKTSDSFWSISEGKLLMHLEKVQERWWNKLLSSEESIDLDKIDCSRPLDDLPEDHVAKVREMQWNQERKMKGLPTSDEIRNIDILKKAWNAPGSPFMGQEFDPSVLSSSSNTLGPFSGSQ from the exons ATGTCTGAATCCCCTGATTTAACTAAATATGATGAAGTGTTAACATCAATCTTAGTAAACGAAAAATCTATATTAGGCTTTCTCTCGGCAGTTTTCGGCTTTTTAGCCCGAAG GACTGATTTCTACTATGTACCAAAAGGTCCCTATGAAAACATGGGCTTTCCGCCGGGAGTGGCTGAGGAACTTGTAATAAAAGTCCTCAGAACATGTGACCCAAAGACATGGAAACCGGCTAACGGCCAGAAAGCTTTAGACCTTAACAATGAGATCATGTGTTCCACTGTAGCTCAAGAGGTGGAGGTTGTAGCTGAAAATGATGGAACGGAAGACGAGGAAGCTACAAGCCCTACAGAACCTACAACTTCTGAACCTGTCCCTAAAATAGAAGAAACTAAAAAGCAGGAATCTGCACAAAAATTAGAAGAAACTAAAAAGCCTTCTCAAGAACAAGAACCGCCTAAATCAGAGTCATCTGGTGCTGTGACAAGCACTTCCAAAGCATTCCCAGAAGACTACAAACCTCCTGAAATACCGATACAAAAGAACAGTGATACTTACAATGGGGCTGAGCGGGAAAAATACTTGTGGGCACAGAATATCATGGAACTAG ATGTCACCGTAAAGCTCCCTCCAGACATAAAGTCATCGAAAGACGTGAAAGTGACGATTAACTCCAGTGATATTTGTGTGGCCAGTCGGAAGGGAGATGTCATTATCAAGGATACATTGCCATACAAGATCAAGACTTCGGACAGTTTCTGGAGTATCAGCGAAGGAAAACTGTTGATGCATTTAG AAAAAGTTCAAGAAAGATGGTGGAATAAGCTGCTCAGCAGTGAAGAATCCATTGACCTGGATAAAATAGACTGTTCTAGACCTCTTGATGATTTACCAGAAGACCATGTTGCTAAG GTTCGTGAAATGCAGTGGAATCAAGAAAGAAAAATGAAGGGATTACCAACAAGTGACGAAATACGTAACATAGATATTTTGAAGAAAGCGTGGAATGCACCGGGATCTCCTTTCATGGGACAAGAGTTTGATCCAAGTGTGCTCAGCAGTTCGTCAAATACTTTGGGACCGTTTTCTGGATCACagtaa
- the LOC110378139 gene encoding zinc-type alcohol dehydrogenase-like protein SERP1785: protein MNVITYISVIILVATTTHASQDKMFRLPKTMRAVGLYKYLPITDVNSLVDVEVALPSVQKSDVLVEVKATAVNPIDTKIRSPKPDVEASPRILGWDGAGVVVSKGENANLFNVGDEVFFTGDVRRNGSNAQYMAVDQYIVGRKPKNWTFEQAAAMPLTSLTAFESILDRLQLSEKDKGKSLLIINSAGGVGSVATQVGKNLGLKVIGTASRPETQAFTREFGADVVLNHTQDLVPQLEAHGLGAGVDFILVNYDPVPYWDTLMKVIKPQGRICLIVDSSAPVDIRTLKDKSLTLVSEMMFTRVKYDTEDKVRQYEIFKTVSKWMEEGKLKCTLTKTMGPINAANLKEAHKLIESKKMIGKLVLSGF from the coding sequence ATGAACGTTATCACTTACATCTCAGTTATTATTCTGGTTGCAACGACTACACACGCTTCGCAAGACAAAATGTTTCGTTTACCAAAAACAATGCGCGCCGTCGGGCTCTATAAATATTTGCCGATAACCGATGTCAACAGTCTAGTGGACGTGGAAGTGGCTTTACCGAGTGTTCAGAAATCTGATGTGCTAGTTGAAGTCAAAGCTACGGCAGTGAATCCTATTGACACTAAAATACGTTCTCCGAAACCAGATGTTGAAGCATCACCTCGTATTTTGGGATGGGACGGCGCCGGAGTCGTGGTCTCAAAGGGAGAAAACGCTAATTTATTCAACGTTGGCGACGAAGTCTTTTTCACCGGCGACGTGAGGAGAAATGGATCCAACGCCCAATACATGGCTGTTGATCAATATATTGTGGGAAGAAAACCTAAGAACTGGACATTTGAACAAGCTGCGGCTATGCCGCTCACATCACTTACTGCTTTCGAGTCAATTTTAGATCGTCTGCAGCTCTCAGAGAAGGATAAAGGCAAGTCTCTTCTGATCATCAACAGTGCCGGGGGAGTCGGATCAGTTGCAACGCAGGTCGGTAAGAACTTGGGACTGAAAGTGATTGGAACTGCGTCTAGACCCGAGACACAAGCATTTACACGTGAATTTGGGGCAGACGTTGTTCTTAACCATACTCAAGATCTGGTGCCACAGCTAGAAGCTCATGGCTTGGGTGCTGGAGTCGACTTTATCTTAGTTAACTATGATCCAGTGCCATATTGGGATACCCTGATGAAGGTTATCAAACCTCAGGGTAGAATTTGTTTGATTGTCGACAGCAGTGCACCAGTAGACATTAGAACACTAAAAGACAAAAGTCTGACGTTGGTGTCAGAAATGATGTTCACGAGAGTGAAGTATGATACTGAAGATAAAGTAAGGCagtatgaaatatttaagaCTGTATCGAAGTGGATGGAGGAGGGGAAGCTGAAATGCACCCTGACGAAGACGATGGGACCAATCAACGCTGCCAACTTGAAAGAAGCTCACAAATTAATAGAAAGCAAAAAAATGATTGGAAAACTAGTGTTATCAGGATTTTAA